In Amphiura filiformis chromosome 1, Afil_fr2py, whole genome shotgun sequence, the following are encoded in one genomic region:
- the LOC140157040 gene encoding uncharacterized protein: protein MADVEINDIANQEEAKRQADFDASPSRNKYAWFARQIGLYQPFQERFPDMCASRTTVTVLISTGGRANKKGGASYFVVDGKNSKPGWKEYAKFSRSLSENHHDHTAIVVNGLIYLAGGTEIKQGWRKTRRRCSTYFWTFSMDPRIAGWRWAPKMLVARRKFAMAYLKPHLYVIGGMRHKKVIDNVERFDIADYKWEVMPPMPRQCQNLSVVVCQSMLLVYGSYQKAPVLPLGNETYTIQVFDTKMKKWFGAGFTEELNCSGTHMKPAIMEHEGRYLYRVIFGKASQSSADGETAENSAAESSDDGKNGSGDNKSKVPDNGTLVQELIQDVQDGRFVAKMEEAIEQSDIPPNKVGAFRIGDDVFINASGYIHKTGLKVSSFADGNVDLGPWKLVNIDATGIDKSEDNLRDSVTCLTYDTQITKSVWRF from the exons atggcggacGTCGA GATTAATGATATTGCCAATCAAGAAGAAGCAAAACGACAGGCCGACTTTGATGCTTCACCATCCCGTAATAAATATGCATGGTTTGCCCGACAGATTGGTTTATACCAACCATTTCAGGAGAGATTCCCAGACATGTGTGCTTCAAGGACAACAGTCACT GTATTGATATCTACTGGCGGCAGAGCTAACAAAAAAGGTGGTGCTTCTTATTTTGTTGTGGATGGCAAGAACTCCAAGCCAGGCTGGAAGGAGTATGCAAAGTTCTCTCGAAGTTTGAGTGAAAACCATCATGACCACACCGCAATAGTTGTCAATGGCCTGATTTATCTTGCAGGGGGTACAGAGATCAAGCAGGGATGGCGAAAG ACGAGACGTAGGTGCAGTACATACTTCTGGACTTTTAGCATGGACCCTCGCATTGCTGGCTGGAGGTGGGCACCAAAGATGCTTGTGGCTCGACGGAAGTTTGCAATGGCGTATCTCAAGCCACACCTCTATGTCATCGGAGGGATGCGCCATAAGAAAGTGATTGACAATGTGGAGCG gtTCGACATTGCAGATTACAAGTGGGAAGTCATGCCACCTATGCCCCGACAATGCCAGAACCTGTCAGTTGTTGTATGCCAAAGTATGCTGCTAGTATATGGAAGCTATCAGAAGGCACCAGTTTTGCCCTTGGGTAATGAGACTTACACAATACAG GtgtttgataccaagatgaagaAGTGGTTTGGTGCAGGTTTCACAGAGGAGCTAAATTGCTCTGGGACACACATGAAACCAGCCATCATGGAACATGAAGGGCGGTATTTATACAGAGTCATCTTTGGCAAAGCGTCGCAGAGTAGTGCTGATGGTGAAACTGCTGAAAATAGTGCTGCTGAAAGTAGTGATGATGGTAAGAACGGTAGTGGAGATAACAAGAGTAAGGTACCTGACAATGGCACACTAGTTCAGGAACTAATCCAAGATGTTCAAGATGGCCGATTCGTTGCCAAGATGGAAGAAGCCATCGAACAAAGCGACATTCCCCCAAACAAGGTAGGAGCTTTCCGCATTGGAGATGATGTCTTCATCAATGCGAGTGGCTACATCCACAAAACTGGTTTGAAGGTGAGCAGCTTCGCTGATGGAAATGTTGACTTGGGACCGTGGAAGCTTGTGAACATTGACGCAACTGGGATAGACAAGAGTGAAGATAACTTAAGAGATAGTGTGACGTGCCTGACATACGACACACAGATCACAAAATCAGTATGGCGATTTTAG